The Entelurus aequoreus isolate RoL-2023_Sb linkage group LG03, RoL_Eaeq_v1.1, whole genome shotgun sequence genome contains the following window.
attttgcaaatgtataaaaaataagtcttcacagcctttgttcgatattttgttgatgcacctttggcagcctcaagtctttttgaatacgatgccacaagctcggcacacctatctttgggccgttttacccattcctctttgcagcacctctcaagctctatcaggttggatgggaagtgttggttttcatccagcatgtctctgtacattgctgcattcatcttagtctaatcagggaggtgaccaagaacccaatggtcactctgGAGAGagaagaaccttccagaaggacaaccatctctgcaacaatccaccaatcaggtccgtatggtatagtggccagacagaagccattcaTTCGTAAAACATTTGCCAATACGTACCTttaagactctcagaccatgaaaaacaaaattctctggatggttttcagtggcaggaactagGAGaccagtcaggatagagggaaagatgaatgcagcaatgtacagacacaTCCTGGATGAATACCCACGTTTCCCACCCAACCTGAtgtagcttgagaggtgctgcaaagaagaatgggcaaaactgcccaactataggtgtgccaagcttgtgacgttgtattcaaaaagacttgaggctgtaattgctgccaaaagtgcatcaacaaattATTGAGCAAATTCTGTAAATACTTATGtgattttgtatgtattttattaatacatttgtaaaatcttaaaaaaaaataaatcacatcctcattatggtgtattgtgtgtcaaattttaaggacaaaaatgaatttatgtaATTTTGGAAAAAGactgtaaaataacaaaatgtgaaaaaagtgaagcgctgtaaatactttTTATGGATACACTGCAAATATATctgcaataatatatatatatatatatatatatatatatatatatatatatatatatatatatatatatatatatatatatatatatatatatatatatatatatatatatatatatatatatatatatatatatatatatatatatatatattactgttcaaaagtttggggtcacattgaaatgtccttattttttgaaggaaaagcactgtacttttcaatgaagataactttaaactagtcttaactttaaagaaatacactctatacattgctaatgtggtaaatgactattctagctgcaaatgtctggtttttggtgcaatatctacataggtgtatagaggcccatttccagcaactatcactccagtgttctaatggtacaatgtgtttgctcattggctcagaaggctaattgatgattagaaaacccttgtgcaatcatgttcacacatctgaaaacagattagctcgttagagaagctacaaaactgaccttcctttgagcagattgagtttctggagcatcacatttgtggggtcaattaaacgctcaaaatggccagaaaaagagaacattcatctgaaactcgacagcctattcttgttcttagaaatgaaggctattccacaaaattgtttgggtgaccccaaacttttgaacggtagtatatatatatatatatatatatatatatatatatatatatatatatatatatatatatatatatatatatatatatatatatatatatatatatatatatatataaactgagcTCAGAGAATTATGCATTAGGGTTTTCTGGCACCGTCTGGTGGTTAAGGGGTTGCAATTacatcaaaaaaatattttcttgtttttcagtTGGCAAAAAATGAGATTAATTTGGTTTTCATGGATAATGCAGAGTAAATATACAGTAATTACAGTCTGTTAAAAAACACAAGTTATAATGGGAGTCAATTGGGCCGAAAGAGTTCTTAAGAGAAGGTGTGTATACTTTGTATCCTTTCCTAACAATGTTGCAATCAACAACACAATGCGATTgtattaaaacaacaacaacaacaaaaactcccTGACAAGCCGTCAAACTGAACAGTCATGTCACATAATGCCTGGTTTGGGCCCTAGGGGAGCACAGGGTTAGAACAAGTCAAGTAGCGCCACTGACtgcaaataaaatatttgactttgGAGATTTCATTGTATCGTCAATCAAAAAGAAGTCAACAGTGTTTTTTTTCTGCGCCTCAGCTGCCGTCCTTTGGCGCCTAACGCTGGAAAAATGTCTGCATGAGCTAATGGAAAGTATTTTTAGGTGAGTGCAAGTCTTATCTTTCCGCATGCATGTTTTTGAGGACAAAGGAGGTATGGCACTGAGCAGGTCCACGTAAAAACTAAAAAGCATCTCTTCTATCAGTCGGCTCTTTCAGGAGAAGCGTCTGAACTTCATAAGTTTCTGGAAGGCCTGCTTAAACTCGTCGTTGAAGGCGGTGTAGATCACCGGGTTGATCAGCGAATTGAGGTATCCCAGCCAGGTAAAGACGTCAAAAAGCACGGGGTGGGACCAGCACTCTAAGCAAATGGCGGTGACCAGCGTGAACACGAAGAACGGCAGCCAGCAGACGATGAAAGCTCCCAGGATGATGCCCAGAGTCTTGGTGGCTTTCCTCTCTCGTGCCGCGCACAAGCGCTTCCTCTCCAGCACGCTGTCCGCCAGCTTCACCTTCACGCTGTTCACGAAGAGCGGCGACCCCCCGCCGCCTTCGGCCTTCCCCGCGCCGGAGGAATGCAGGTGCGCCTCCTGGTTGGTGGTCGAATTGAGGGAACAGAGAGACGAGCCTGCCGAGGTCTGAATGAGCTGCGCCGTGGTGAAGCGTTTCCCGGACGACGTCGGCATCTTAAAGATGCGGGAGCGGGCGGCGACGTAGATCCGCCCGTAGAGGATGACGAGGAGCACCGTGGGGACGTAGAAGGCTCCAAAAGTGGAGTAGAGGGTGTACGAGATCTGATCCGTGTTCACCATACACTCCGTCAGCTCCTCGTGGGCTTTGGCCTGCCGCCAGAAGAGCGGAGGCATGGAAATGGATATGGAGATCACCCACACCACGGCGACCATCACCGCCGCCCGCCGCATGGTGCGCCGCTTGGAGTACTCCAGCGCGTCCGTGATGGCCCAGTAGCGGTCCAGTGCGATGACGCACAAGTGGAGGATGGACGCCGTGCAGAAGGTGATGTCGGACGACAGCCAGATGTCGCAGACAATCTGCCCCAGCGACCAGGTCTTGCTCACGGTGTACAGGATGCTGATGGGCATCACCAAAATGGACACCAGCAGGTCGGTGACCGCCAGCGAGCCGATCAGGAAGTTGGCGGGCGTGTGCAGCTTCCTGGTGAGGAAGATGGTGGCGATGACAAAGGCGTTGGACAGCACCGTGGCCAAGGTGACCACGCTCAGGAGCGCCGACAGAGATATCTGGAGGCCCAGGAGCGTGGCGCCGCTCCAGTAGGGAGTCGCCGTCGGATCGGGACTGTCTGTGAAGTTGCCGGTGAAGTAGTCCAGGGAGATGTTGTCCATCTCCATCTTTTTTTGGTGATCCTCTTCACTGAAGCACGCCCAGGAGCCACCCCTCGGAGACAGCTGGGGCGTTATTCCCCTTCAGTCCCCATGCCGTCTTCATAACAACCATAATCCCATCATTCGGGCTCCCAGCTAATGGCGCTGTAACCGAAGCCGACTTATTTCTCCAATGCAGTGTTCAAGCATCGATCGGCCCCCGGCTCGTGCGGGGAGATGAATTCTAATTTGTATTCAGCTTATGTCAGACGGGCacttttgttcttctttctctccactCCTATTATCTCATCTCCAAGCAGCCGGGCGGCAAACAACCCCTCGACACCAAACCTTCCTATCTATCAACGCTTTAATGGGCTCAGCCGTGCCTTATTGGAAGGCGACGATGACGAGGGCAGATATAAGGGTCCGCTGGGCGTCTGTGTGATATCTCTTCTGGGAGTCCACGTGGGGACCGTCACGGTGATGGAATCCAACACGGAGGACGGTCAAAGCTCGGGCCATCCTTCTTGGGGATGAATCTCCTGCACAGACAAGAGAAACATCATTTTTCACTGAATCACTTTCTTATTCTCCACacacaaacaaaagaaaaacatcacATGACCAACGTGGACCTGTACACATGTAGCTTTGTGactcaacacccacacacacctatTCCTTTATTTACACCCTGCACATTTGGTGCATGCTCATTTGCAACTGACAAAAGTAGAGTTTCGGGATACGGGCTGTTTCTTGGCTAATTTCTAGTCATTGCGTTACGTGTCTCCCCACCGCCGGACTATAAgccgaaacttttttttttttacaaagttttCAACTCTGCATCTTATACAAAGGCTTTTCTTCGCTAATGGCTAAATTatggcaaagaaatcaaacaatgtactaatgatCCACTtaaaaaactgttcaaactcaaagtgtataATATAgttggttatagtttgctttgtacataattttagctgtttgcaaatgcaccaaatcgttgaattttaatatttttgattaaataaataaaaggtttgtatgttctccatattcaacattatgtattattctaactgatcttttttgcaacaccgttagtgaatgaagcgcacattggTAGTTGttcccccatatttctacacaataactgagatatggtaacactagtgagcagtagagaatatggagtgatttttggtctagaacagtggttcttaacctgggttcgatcaaaccctaggggttcggcggagcctgcgccgcagaggtcaagacacacccaactcatcgtgtaaataaaaacttctccctatcgacgtattatggatacccccaaacaatgttccctctaattttccatctgatttgcaggtgtgtaatttgttgtgttggttttgttctttgaacaaggtgatgttcatgcacggttcattttgtgcaccagtaaaaaaaacataagtttgtcttgaatttgaaatgtttttttgtttttttttcactaaagaagggttcggtgaatgtgcatatgaaattggtggggttccgtacctccaataaggttaagaaccactggtctagaacatgttttgctttattcatcattgacgtgtttcttgctactttattttgtatatttttttacatgagtttTCCAGTtccttttatcatctattattacacccaaaaatgtgtcttcttttaccctttcaatatctactccgtctatttgtatttgtgtttgactttcccttctactgttaccagttagcattattttagttttttctgagattcaaagatagtctgtttttgtcaaaccatctttttagtttgttcatgtcttctgttattattgctattagcttctgtgtgttctctcctgaacaaaaacgCAGTTGTATCATCCGCATATAATACTAACtgcaagtcctttgtaactttacaaatgttgtttgtataaagattgaacaattttggtcctagtattgatccttgaggtacgccacaagatattttcagGTCTGTAAACGTGTGTTCGCCCATCTTCACGtatttgcttcctgttggttaagtagcttcttacccagttcaagacctaTCCTCTAATTCAATACCATTCTAATTTGTTCATTAGGATAAcatgattgattgtgtcaaatgcttttgttaagtccatgcattttttttgttatctattgcattggtgatatcttccgttatttcgattaatgccattgatgttgaaatgttggctctgcatccgtattggttgtctgtgaatGTTGGATTTTTATTTTCTGAATTTTCCAATCCgtttttaaacagtttttcagtaattttataaaattgtggaagtagagaaacaggtctgttgCTTGTAAACTGGTGTCTGTCTCCAGTTTACAAACAAGAAAACAGGAGACTTTAAATCAAATCGTTTTTAAGCTACGGCTTGTCCATGGCGCTATAGCCCGCCTATCTAGAGGTTGGGCTGCACTGTCTCTGTTTATGGAATAAGCTTCAGTCCATTTTTTTCGTGTGGGGAAAACATCTGGTTATGAATACGTGTTGGAAATGCAATGGAGCCCAAAATGAAAACATTGCGACCATTGAAAGGgatttacttatttttacacttaacaAGAAATGTTAAATAATGGCCTTTGGTATTGGAGTAactgcatttttaaaaatgtacatattagtactgtattttccagttCATATGGTGCACTGCTGCATAAGGCGTACTGTCGAGGAGCACGTCTGTTCAGGTGtaatttcatacaaaaggcgcaccggattatgaagtgcattaaaggtctactgaaacccactactaccgaccacgcagtctgatagtttatatatcaatgatgaaatcttaacattgaaacacatgccaatacggccgggttaacttataaagtgcaattttaaatttcccggggaacttccggttgaaaacgtctatgtatgatgacatttgcgagtgacgtcaatggttgaaacagaagtattcggacacattgtattccaatacaaactgctctgttttcatcgcaaaattccacagtattctggacatctgtgttggtgaatcttttgcaatttgtttaatgaacaatggagactgcaaagaagaaagctgtaggtgggatcggtgtattagcggctggctgcagcaacccaaccaggaggactttgacttggatagcagacgcgctatccgacgctagccgccgaccacatcgatgatcgggtgaagtccttcgtcgcgccgtcgatcgctggaacgcaggtgagcacgggtgttgatgagcagatgagggctggcgtaggtggagcgctaatgtttttatcatagctctgatgaggtcccgcagctaagttagcttcaatggtgtcgttagcaacagcattgctaggcttcgacaggcggtacagcattaaccgtgtagttacaggtccagagtttggttcggtgtctcctgatagtagtattgttgatcttctgtctatccttccagtcaggggcttatttctgtttctatctgcattcaagcacgaatgtatcacgttagctccgtagctaaagtgcttcaccgatgtaatgtcgtggagataaaagtcactgtgaatgtccatttcgcgttctcgactctcattttcaagaggatatagtatccgaggtggtttaaaatacaaatccgtgatccacaatagaaaaaggagaaagtgtggaatccaatgagcccttttacctaagttacggtcagagcgaaaaaagatacgtcctgcactgcactctagtccttcactctcacgtacctcatccacgaatctttcatcctcgctcaaattaatggggtaatcgtcgctttctcagtccgaatcgctctcgctgctggtgtaaacaatggggaaatgtgaggagcccttcaacctgcgacgtcacgctacttccggtacaggcaaggctttttttatcagcgaccaaaagttgtgaactttatcgtcgatgttctctactaaatcctttcagtaaaaatatggcaatatcgcgaaatgatcaagtatgagacatagaatggatctgctatcccagtttaaataaaaaaatgtcatttcagtaggcctttaagaagtcatattatgatgtttttttctacatttaaaacacttccttgtggtctacataacatgtaatggtggttctttggtcacaaGTTTatatagattatgttttaaagaccGTCTTCAAGACGCTttttgactgtctcttcaggatgcgccattttgtgggcggtcttatttacgtgcctccacttcaacagcgtcttctccccgtcatctttgttgtactggtAGTTTTTAACTCGTCTTCTACGGACAGATATAAGTTATAAGTTTAGTTCaattcagttcagttttagtttatttcgaacatgcatacgatacaatgtaatgcatcacacaattctagttgtttcattacagcacgttcgaaaaggagtaggaagaagcagagcttctttacgatactttacattaaaaatggcaacagatgagaatgaatgccccacaacaagaggatggagaaaaagaaggagcttattgactatggcaCGGACTAGAATGGTGGGGGCGCGcatattttcgggacttatgcagatcccaaatacacatcagcaggtaccaataagtaagaaaactTGGCTTTGCATAATgtagcgaaacaaaacgccagataatatgtctcctaataggtgccattttggggtccttatacacacacacaccataataatacccgtatgttgaagcactgtacgtctgactatggtagccgcaaTGCGCCGACAAGTTGTAACTTACCAAAGTcgcattaaaacattttgacagatttgtgGGAgtaatgtgtaatgttctatattctcaattagagatgtccgataatatcggactgccgatattatcggctgataaatgctttaaaatgtaatatgggaaattataggtatcggtttcaaaattatcggtatcggtttcaaaaagtaaaatttatgactttttaaatcgccgctgtgtacacggacctagggagaagtacagagcgccaataaacctttaaggcactgcctttgcgtgccggtccagtcacataatatctacggtttttcacacacacaagtgaatgcaaggcattcttggtcaacagccatacaggtcacactgatggtagccgtataaacaactttaacactgttacaaatatgtgccacactatgaacccacaccaaacaagaatgacaaacacatttcgggagaacatccgcaccgtaacccaacataaacacaacagaacaaatacccagaaccccttgcagcactaactcttccgggacgctacaatatacaccccctgctacctcaTACCTCCCCCCAAcaccccctcaacctcctcattatctctcagggagagcatgtcccaaattccaagctgctgttttgaggcatgttaaaaaaaataatgcactttgtgacttcaataataaatacggcagtgccatgttgccatttttttccataacttgagttgatttattttggaaaaccttgttacattgtttaatgcatccagcggtgcatcacaacaaaattaggcataataatgtgttaattccacaactttatatatcggtatcggttgatatcggattcggtaattaaaagttggacaatatcggaatgtcggatatcagcaaaaaagccattatcggacatgtctattCTCAATGAAATATCAACATTCTGGTGTTGCTTGCTTGCGGGTACTTGCTAGCATCATtgattgaacaggcgtcaacatacagtccacacgtatctcttatgtgtcactGTTATCTACTGTTCAGACTTaatacaccatgtacaaaatacaattgctttgaggtcagtaagcacaactagcattaaggtgcactgttgatttttgagaaaataaaaggattttaagtgcgtcttacagtccgaaaaataaggtaacgACTTTGTTTGATACTTTTTTAGAATGAATTGTCTTGACATTTGAGAAGCTTCCCAGAACGTTGTCGACCGATAAGATGACGCGTTTACAGATCCGTCAAGCAAAGAGCTTATCTCCTCTGGTCTGGTTTACAAGACAATGAGATAATGAGACTCGTAATGAATGGAGGAGAGGAAAAGATTTCCAATCAAGAACAGGCCCTGCCCTAAATTGGGCTGCACACTGTTTGTGCGGAATATATTAGATCCTCCATCTGGCTTCGAAAATTTAATGAAAGAAGGCAGAGCCCCAACCAGCAAGTTCCTACAACTACCAGGCAAAAGTAAAGCAGATAATAAGACATATACTCTAAATCAGACTCCATTCATAAATAATATCTACTTCACTCCTCTACTCAGACTTGGCCCAAATCCCACATACAATGTACAGATATGTGTTTGTGCAGCATGGGGTCAACCTCCATACAACCCTCTGACCCCGGCGGGACCTGCAAACACATTACGGCCCCCTGCTGGTAGGAAGCTAATTGAATCAACTCAGGAGAGAGCGTCTGTCAGCGCTTGTCTGCCGTTTACTCAACCCAGCACTCAACGCTTGCCGGGTAaggatgtaataagtgtgtgtgtgcatgtgtgtgtgtgtgtgtgcgtgggtgtgttcgtgtttgtgtgtgtgtgggggcttgtgtgtgtgtgcaggcagTGAACGTCGAAAGGGAAGACAATTGATACTGACGTTTGGACAAACGGATGAGGACTTAATGCGAGTCAAGGGACCCTTTGCGGATGAACAATTAGGTAATTGCTAACAATTCCCAATAGGTGTGTCATCATTTAAAACCGAAGCAATAGGCtaacgctggtcaaagatcctcctcTCTGCTCTGTCAATGGAGGCACAGCAAAAATGCTCGTCAAGGATCCTCTATATGTGTTCTGCTGTCATTCAGTGTTGACATCAGTACAAACCGCATGTCAAAGAACCTCActgctgttgttt
Protein-coding sequences here:
- the LOC133645615 gene encoding 5-hydroxytryptamine receptor 1D; translation: MEMDNISLDYFTGNFTDSPDPTATPYWSGATLLGLQISLSALLSVVTLATVLSNAFVIATIFLTRKLHTPANFLIGSLAVTDLLVSILVMPISILYTVSKTWSLGQIVCDIWLSSDITFCTASILHLCVIALDRYWAITDALEYSKRRTMRRAAVMVAVVWVISISISMPPLFWRQAKAHEELTECMVNTDQISYTLYSTFGAFYVPTVLLVILYGRIYVAARSRIFKMPTSSGKRFTTAQLIQTSAGSSLCSLNSTTNQEAHLHSSGAGKAEGGGGSPLFVNSVKVKLADSVLERKRLCAARERKATKTLGIILGAFIVCWLPFFVFTLVTAICLECWSHPVLFDVFTWLGYLNSLINPVIYTAFNDEFKQAFQKLMKFRRFS